In Amaranthus tricolor cultivar Red isolate AtriRed21 chromosome 3, ASM2621246v1, whole genome shotgun sequence, a single window of DNA contains:
- the LOC130808956 gene encoding heat stress transcription factor A-8: MAQGKSIGSGSNLAPFLIKCYDMVDTESTDNIISWSESNDSFVIWDMTEFSRDLLPAYFKHRNFSSFMRQLNIYGFRKVDTDRWEFANEGFVKGQKHLLQNIKRRKHPQNTVQKNQQQDQVLCVPDEVDYISLQKEVEILKTDKSALMQELVKLRERHESSQNNLLLLRERLQGMENNQQQLLSFLVMIMQSPGLLSQLFQPKENSWRVAEAGKIVLNDDAVIVRYQPLPDSAPSPSLAPSLDPDKTVDHDVSFDRVKDFLMNFDFPSSPLDESFLSAENYGSIVPTDEFDLDKLEQFLLSSPDRDDTKQDEEETKSALHGIETENCEMNDSPSCFGFNKDSSSLEHLTEKMEGLSPGNVFL; this comes from the exons ATGGCGCAGGGTAAATCAATTGGAAGTGGCTCAAATTTGGCCCCTTTTTTGATCAAATGCTATGATATGGTTGATACTGAATCTACGGATAACATTATTTCTTGGAGTGAATCAAATGATAGTTTTGTTATTTGGGATATGACTGAATTTTCTCGCGATTTGCTCCCTGCTTACTTCAAGCACCGCAATTTTTCTAGTTTTATGCGCCAACTTAACATTTAT GGCTTCAGAAAAGTTGATACAGATCGTTGGGAATTTGCAAATGAAGGCTTcgtcaagggccaaaagcatttgTTACAGAACATTAAAAGAAGAAAACATCCTCAGAATACAGTACAGAAGAATCAGCAGCAGGACCAAGTGCTATGTGTTCCCGATGAAGTGGATTATATCAGCTTACAAAAAGAAGTGGAGATTCTCAAGACCGATAAAAGCGCATTGATGCAAGAATTAGTCAAACTCAGGGAACGCCACGAGTCATCACAGAACAATTTACTCCTCTTAAGGGAACGTCTCCAGGGGATGGAGAATAATCAGCAGCAACTGCTTTCATTTTTAGTGATGATTATGCAGAGCCCGGGCCTTCTGTCTCAGCTATTTCAACCTAAAGAGAACAGTTGGCGTGTAGCCGAAGCTGGAAAAATCGTATTAAACGACGATGCTGTGATTGTCAGGTATCAGCCTCTGCCAGATAGTGCTCCTTCGCCTTCTCTGGCTCCGTCTTTGGATCCTGATAAAACAGTTGATCATGATGTATCCTTCGATAGGGTTAAAGACTTCTTAATGAATTTCGATTTCCCATCATCTCCATTAGATGAAAGCTTTCTTTCTGCTGAAAATTATGGTTCAATTGTTCCAACTGATGAATTTGATCTCGATAAATTGGAACAATTTCTGCTAAGTAGCCCTGATCGCGATGATACTAAgcaagatgaagaagagacgaAATCTGCATTACATGGTATTGAAACCGAAAATTGTGAGATGAATGATTCGCCTTCATGCTTTGGATTCAACAAAGATTCGTCGAGTTTGGAACATTTGACGGAAAAAATGGAAGGTTTATCTCCTGGGAATGTTTTTTTGTAG